One window of Pseudacidobacterium ailaaui genomic DNA carries:
- a CDS encoding RrF2 family transcriptional regulator: MLRLTKKADYALMALKYLAEHQDANALSAKDIAEAYHIPHQLLAKILQKLAKVGLVKSHAGMNGGYALAKDPRRISAFEVIFAIDGPLFITSCFTHEGNCDLTNSCTIKEPLARVNETISSVLKNIHISDLVEEGRTPMARRLVTIRSATGEKILQAF; encoded by the coding sequence ATGCTGAGGCTTACCAAAAAGGCGGACTATGCATTGATGGCGCTCAAGTATCTGGCCGAGCACCAGGATGCCAATGCGCTGAGCGCAAAAGACATTGCCGAGGCATATCACATTCCGCACCAGTTGCTGGCGAAGATTCTGCAGAAGCTGGCAAAGGTAGGTCTGGTAAAGTCCCATGCCGGCATGAATGGCGGCTATGCGCTGGCCAAGGACCCGAGGCGGATTTCGGCCTTTGAGGTCATTTTCGCCATCGACGGGCCGCTGTTTATCACCTCGTGCTTTACGCATGAGGGAAACTGCGACCTGACCAACAGCTGCACCATCAAAGAACCACTGGCGCGCGTGAACGAGACCATTTCCAGCGTGCTGAAGAACATCCATATTTCCGATCTGGTGGAAGAAGGCCGCACGCCGATGGCGCGCAGACTGGTGACCATCCGCTCTGCCACCGGAGAAAAGATCTTGCAGGCATTTTGA
- the iscU gene encoding Fe-S cluster assembly scaffold IscU: MAYSDKVIDHYNNPRNVGQLDKSSPDVGTGLVGAPECGDVMRLQIKVNPETQVIEEAKFKTFGCGSAIASSSLATEWVKGKTVSEALEIKNTDIVKELALPPVKIHCSVLAEDAIRAAISDWKKKNGVAEADKPATATV; the protein is encoded by the coding sequence ATGGCATATAGCGACAAGGTGATTGACCATTACAACAATCCCCGCAACGTCGGGCAGCTTGATAAATCCAGCCCGGATGTGGGCACGGGACTGGTGGGTGCGCCGGAGTGCGGCGATGTGATGCGCCTACAGATTAAAGTCAATCCTGAGACGCAGGTGATTGAAGAGGCCAAGTTCAAGACCTTTGGCTGCGGATCGGCCATCGCCTCTTCTTCCCTGGCAACAGAATGGGTGAAGGGCAAGACCGTTTCCGAGGCCCTGGAAATCAAGAACACTGACATTGTGAAGGAGCTGGCGCTGCCTCCGGTGAAGATCCACTGTTCCGTGCTGGCTGAGGACGCCATCCGCGCAGCCATCAGCGACTGGAAAAAGAAGAACGGCGTGGCGGAAGCGGACAAGCCGGCCACTGCGACCGTGTGA
- the pyk gene encoding pyruvate kinase, whose protein sequence is MNVTSAGPSVLRRAKIVGTLGPASNHESTFRELVRAGLDVARLNFSHGTHPEKLKLIEMVRKVSREENKPICILGDLQGPKIRTGRLKNRIPVQLKAGQKLTITPRDVPGTATLISTTFPTLAENLEPGARILLSDGLIELRVLDVPGEDVECEVINGGMLGENKGINLPGIPVRVPSLTEKDERDLEFAVKNGVDAIAVSFVRTAEDIRLVKYRIAALGTDTWVIAKLEKPQAIDNLESILEVSDGVMVARGDLGVEVPPEKVPAIQKYVIRCAGEHRKPVITATQMLESMIENPRPTRAEASDVANAVYDGTDAVMLSAESAAGKYPVEAVKMMAKIVAETESQTLVPATPALRPSHTRLSIAETICESMAHAAEDLDIAGIAVFTETGTTARQLSKYRPKAPIYALSSIGPVINRMNLLWGVQPVQCSKAHTTEQMVDMAEELLEKNGYAHPQDIVGIVAGTRTKSGSTNFLRLHVLGDRITESVKKSMPAVKKTTAKKTTAKTPAKAKSKAKKGR, encoded by the coding sequence ATGAACGTTACATCTGCCGGCCCTTCCGTTTTGCGCCGCGCAAAGATTGTCGGGACACTGGGTCCGGCATCAAACCATGAATCAACTTTCCGCGAACTGGTCCGCGCAGGACTCGATGTTGCCCGCCTGAACTTTTCTCATGGGACCCACCCGGAAAAGCTTAAGCTCATTGAGATGGTGCGCAAGGTGTCGCGCGAGGAAAACAAGCCCATCTGTATTCTGGGCGACCTGCAGGGACCGAAGATCCGCACAGGGCGCCTGAAAAACCGCATTCCCGTACAGTTGAAGGCAGGACAGAAGCTCACCATCACGCCACGCGATGTCCCCGGTACCGCAACCCTCATCAGCACCACCTTTCCCACACTGGCAGAAAATCTTGAACCCGGCGCCCGCATCCTGCTCTCCGATGGCCTGATTGAGCTGCGCGTACTGGATGTTCCGGGCGAAGACGTGGAATGTGAGGTCATCAACGGCGGAATGCTGGGCGAAAATAAAGGCATCAATCTTCCCGGCATTCCGGTGCGCGTCCCCTCGCTGACGGAGAAAGATGAACGCGACCTGGAGTTTGCAGTCAAGAATGGCGTGGACGCCATTGCTGTCTCCTTTGTACGGACGGCGGAAGACATCCGGCTGGTCAAGTACCGGATTGCCGCGCTTGGCACCGATACATGGGTCATCGCCAAGCTGGAAAAACCGCAGGCGATCGACAATCTGGAGAGCATTCTTGAGGTCTCTGACGGCGTCATGGTGGCACGTGGCGACCTGGGGGTGGAAGTCCCCCCGGAAAAGGTCCCGGCCATCCAGAAATATGTCATCCGCTGCGCGGGAGAACATCGCAAGCCAGTCATTACCGCCACGCAGATGCTGGAATCCATGATTGAAAATCCGCGCCCCACCCGGGCCGAAGCCAGCGACGTGGCCAATGCCGTCTACGACGGCACAGACGCGGTGATGCTCTCAGCTGAGAGCGCGGCCGGCAAATATCCGGTCGAGGCCGTGAAAATGATGGCCAAGATCGTGGCTGAAACCGAATCTCAGACGCTGGTGCCGGCCACCCCGGCGCTGCGCCCCAGCCATACCCGGCTTTCCATCGCAGAAACCATCTGCGAGTCGATGGCGCACGCGGCTGAGGACCTGGACATTGCCGGCATCGCCGTATTTACGGAAACCGGCACCACGGCCCGGCAGCTTTCCAAATACCGCCCCAAGGCCCCGATCTATGCCCTCTCCAGCATCGGACCCGTCATCAACCGGATGAACCTACTGTGGGGCGTGCAGCCGGTCCAGTGCTCTAAAGCACACACCACCGAGCAGATGGTCGACATGGCCGAGGAGCTTCTCGAAAAAAACGGCTACGCCCATCCCCAGGACATTGTGGGTATCGTCGCCGGCACACGGACCAAGTCCGGCTCAACCAACTTCCTCCGGTTGCACGTGCTGGGAGACAGAATTACAGAATCCGTCAAAAAGAGTATGCCTGCGGTCAAAAAGACAACCGCAAAAAAGACAACCGCAAAAACACCTGCCAAGGCAAAGAGCAAGGCCAAAAAAGGCCGGTAG
- the hscB gene encoding Fe-S protein assembly co-chaperone HscB, producing the protein MQTAEQQSVKTACWSCGSERAAGLPFCDACGKVQPPDPGLTYFDVFGLPWKLGLDPSALERAFYKLSRKLHPDVYAQASAQEQQWSLEQTSLLNDAYRTLKDPVTRTEYLLRLEGVEMQQERARESEAKKEPRIPPDLLEEVFELNLQLEEMRMNQKMGEDDPQLRGDLERARTLFEGQLADADRQLRTLWSEWDAALDAQDRPAQTEAKNRMASLLDRRRYVRNLVRDVNETLGT; encoded by the coding sequence ATGCAAACTGCCGAGCAACAATCCGTGAAGACGGCGTGCTGGTCGTGCGGCTCAGAGCGGGCCGCCGGCCTGCCCTTCTGCGATGCCTGTGGTAAGGTGCAGCCCCCGGACCCGGGTCTGACGTATTTTGATGTTTTTGGATTACCGTGGAAGCTGGGCCTGGACCCATCGGCGCTGGAGCGCGCATTTTATAAGCTTAGTCGGAAACTGCATCCTGACGTCTATGCACAGGCCAGCGCACAGGAGCAGCAATGGAGCCTGGAGCAAACATCGCTGCTCAATGACGCCTATCGCACACTCAAAGACCCTGTCACGCGCACCGAGTATCTGCTGCGTCTGGAGGGCGTGGAGATGCAACAGGAGCGGGCCCGGGAAAGCGAAGCAAAGAAGGAGCCGCGCATACCGCCTGATCTGCTGGAAGAGGTCTTTGAACTGAATCTGCAGCTGGAAGAAATGCGCATGAACCAGAAGATGGGCGAAGACGATCCCCAGCTCAGGGGAGATCTGGAAAGGGCCAGAACCCTGTTTGAGGGGCAGCTTGCGGACGCGGACAGGCAGTTGCGCACGTTATGGTCAGAATGGGACGCCGCGCTGGATGCGCAGGACAGGCCCGCACAGACGGAGGCAAAAAACAGAATGGCGTCGCTCCTGGACCGTCGCCGCTATGTGCGCAATCTGGTGCGCGATGTGAATGAAACACTGGGGACCTGA
- the hscA gene encoding Fe-S protein assembly chaperone HscA, whose amino-acid sequence MSENKERIVGIDLGTTNSLVAFMQGEQPVVIPGEDGSNLVPSVVALDTTGGQRRFVVGNAAREHLLRTPERVIYSAKRLMGRGIEDVQDEVKLFPFRLSADLQPGEVLRIRLGDEEFTPPEISAYVLRQLKRNAERYFGAPVTKAVITVPAYFNDAQRQATKDAGRMAGLEVLRLVNEPTAAALAYGLDRNKEGLVAVYDLGGGTFDISVLKLHEGIFEVIATNGDTHLGGDDIDNLLIAIALEDIKGELGLDLSTHAEAVQAIRKAMIEAKIALSSSEAARISIDLPGGEKYQRELPRPAFEEIIRPVIEKTIAPCKQALRDAGVTPEQIDEVVLVGGSTRIPAVRRLTDEVFHLSARGKRPHTDLNPDEVVALGAAVQANILAGGSQATEDMLLLDVTPLSLGIEALGGVVAKIIQRNSTIPASATEHFTTGVDGQTNVAIHVVQGERELAKDCRSLARFDLKGIPPMSAGLPRIEVKFLIDANGILHVSAREQRSGKEAEIEVKPTYGLTDEQVETMILDSFDHAEEDFYQRQLIEARNEADTILRAVEKAPENPAWQQLTEEERAQIALLKEELSVLKQGDDLKALRAGTDALDKATRRFAELMMDAAVSSAIKGETMDSAGEKLGEGPTAPHPFAPAEITKE is encoded by the coding sequence ATGAGCGAAAACAAAGAGCGCATTGTCGGCATTGATCTTGGCACGACCAACTCCCTGGTTGCCTTTATGCAAGGGGAGCAGCCCGTGGTCATCCCCGGTGAGGACGGGTCAAACCTGGTGCCATCGGTGGTTGCTCTGGACACGACTGGCGGCCAGCGCAGGTTTGTTGTGGGCAATGCCGCTCGGGAGCATCTTCTGCGTACCCCGGAGCGCGTCATCTATTCCGCCAAGCGGCTGATGGGGCGCGGCATCGAGGACGTACAGGACGAAGTGAAGCTCTTCCCTTTTCGGCTGTCGGCCGACTTACAGCCCGGAGAGGTCCTGCGCATCCGCTTGGGCGATGAGGAATTTACCCCGCCGGAGATCTCCGCTTACGTGCTGCGTCAGCTAAAGCGAAATGCGGAGCGATACTTTGGCGCTCCGGTCACCAAGGCCGTCATCACCGTTCCAGCCTATTTTAACGACGCGCAGCGGCAGGCGACAAAAGATGCAGGCCGCATGGCTGGACTCGAAGTACTGCGACTGGTGAATGAACCAACGGCCGCGGCGCTTGCCTATGGACTGGACCGCAACAAGGAAGGCTTGGTCGCCGTTTACGATCTGGGCGGTGGGACCTTCGACATCTCTGTCCTCAAGCTGCATGAGGGCATTTTTGAGGTCATCGCGACGAACGGTGATACGCACCTGGGCGGCGATGATATTGACAATCTGCTGATTGCCATTGCCCTTGAGGACATCAAGGGCGAGCTTGGTCTTGACCTCAGCACCCATGCTGAGGCAGTCCAGGCCATTCGCAAGGCCATGATTGAGGCCAAAATTGCGCTTTCATCTTCTGAAGCGGCACGCATCAGCATTGATCTGCCCGGCGGCGAGAAATATCAGCGTGAACTGCCCCGCCCGGCCTTTGAGGAGATCATCCGTCCGGTCATTGAAAAGACCATCGCTCCCTGCAAACAGGCGTTAAGAGACGCAGGCGTCACGCCTGAACAGATTGATGAGGTGGTGCTGGTCGGCGGCTCGACGCGCATTCCCGCCGTGCGTCGGCTGACGGACGAGGTCTTCCATCTCAGTGCGCGCGGGAAAAGGCCCCATACGGACCTGAATCCCGATGAGGTGGTGGCCCTGGGCGCAGCGGTACAAGCCAATATTCTGGCCGGAGGGTCCCAGGCAACTGAGGACATGTTGCTGCTGGATGTGACTCCCCTTTCCCTGGGCATTGAAGCGCTTGGCGGGGTCGTGGCGAAGATCATCCAGCGCAACTCGACCATTCCCGCATCAGCCACCGAGCACTTTACCACAGGGGTCGACGGCCAGACGAATGTGGCCATCCACGTTGTGCAGGGCGAACGCGAACTGGCAAAAGACTGCCGCTCGCTGGCCCGGTTTGACCTGAAGGGCATTCCTCCCATGTCTGCCGGACTTCCGCGCATTGAGGTGAAGTTCCTGATTGACGCCAATGGCATCCTGCACGTCTCAGCACGCGAGCAGCGTTCAGGCAAAGAGGCCGAGATTGAGGTAAAGCCCACCTATGGCCTTACGGATGAGCAGGTCGAAACCATGATCCTCGATTCGTTCGACCATGCGGAGGAGGACTTCTACCAGCGACAGTTGATTGAAGCACGCAATGAGGCCGACACGATTCTGCGGGCGGTAGAGAAGGCCCCGGAAAATCCGGCATGGCAGCAGTTGACCGAGGAAGAGCGCGCACAGATTGCGCTGCTCAAAGAAGAACTCTCTGTCCTGAAGCAAGGCGATGACCTGAAGGCGCTTCGCGCCGGGACCGACGCGCTTGACAAGGCAACACGGCGCTTTGCCGAGCTGATGATGGATGCTGCGGTGTCCAGCGCCATCAAAGGCGAAACGATGGATTCGGCCGGGGAGAAGCTGGGCGAAGGCCCTACGGCGCCGCATCCATTTGCGCCTGCGGAGATAACGAAAGAATAA
- a CDS encoding tautomerase family protein, whose product MPFVRISVTDKMPIEKRQELPKVVYDAMRASINIPESDLFVALHAHGKGELVADPKFMGMQRTANFTLVHITLRRGRTVEMKQKLYREIARLAEERAGIAPDDVMIVLSENGPEDWSFGKGVAQFVEAQKPEVSA is encoded by the coding sequence ATGCCATTTGTACGTATTTCTGTTACAGACAAGATGCCGATCGAGAAGCGCCAGGAGCTGCCGAAGGTTGTTTATGATGCGATGCGCGCCTCCATCAACATTCCAGAGAGTGATCTGTTTGTTGCGCTGCACGCGCACGGTAAAGGTGAACTGGTGGCCGACCCAAAATTCATGGGAATGCAGCGCACTGCGAACTTCACACTTGTGCACATCACTCTGCGGCGTGGCCGGACAGTGGAGATGAAGCAGAAGCTGTATCGCGAGATTGCGCGACTGGCCGAGGAACGTGCAGGCATCGCTCCGGATGATGTGATGATTGTGCTTTCAGAAAATGGACCAGAGGACTGGTCCTTCGGCAAGGGAGTAGCGCAGTTTGTCGAGGCGCAGAAGCCTGAGGTGTCGGCATGA
- a CDS encoding IscS subfamily cysteine desulfurase, with amino-acid sequence MSTAVENNLSVPAGVKLPIYMDNHATTPLDPRVLDAMMPYFTGKFGNAASRNHSFGWEAEAAVEEARTQIAKLIGATAKEIIFTSGATESNNLAIKGIGEMYRERGNHIITQVTEHKAVLDTCKRMEKAGFRVTYLPVKADGLIDLEDLKRAIDDKTILVTIMFANNEIGVIQPVAEIGKICREKGVLFHTDAVQAVGKVPVDVNAMNIDVLSLSGHKIYGPKGVGALYVRRRNPRVQISEQINGGGHERGMRSGTLNVPGIVGLGKACEIAQAEMESEAQRLRALRDKLKAKLESKLDYIHVNGSMEHRLPGNLNMSFVYVEGESLLMGINDVAVSSGSACTSATLEPSYVLKALGLGDDVAHSSIRFGLGRFNTEAEVDYVADKVIDVVQKLRELSPLYEMVKEGIDLTKIEWQAH; translated from the coding sequence ATGAGCACCGCAGTAGAGAACAATCTTTCTGTCCCGGCAGGAGTCAAGCTGCCGATTTACATGGACAACCATGCAACGACACCGCTGGACCCGCGCGTGCTGGATGCCATGATGCCTTATTTCACGGGCAAATTCGGCAATGCGGCCAGCCGCAACCATTCCTTTGGATGGGAGGCCGAAGCAGCGGTGGAAGAGGCCCGGACGCAGATCGCAAAGCTCATTGGTGCAACGGCAAAGGAGATCATCTTTACCTCAGGGGCAACGGAGTCCAACAACCTGGCCATCAAGGGCATCGGCGAGATGTACCGCGAGCGCGGCAACCACATCATTACGCAAGTGACCGAGCACAAGGCCGTTCTGGACACCTGCAAGCGCATGGAAAAGGCCGGCTTCCGCGTGACCTATCTGCCGGTCAAGGCCGATGGGCTGATTGATCTTGAAGACCTGAAGCGGGCAATCGACGACAAGACCATCCTGGTAACCATCATGTTTGCGAACAACGAAATTGGGGTCATCCAGCCGGTAGCTGAAATCGGCAAAATCTGCCGCGAGAAAGGCGTCCTCTTCCACACCGACGCGGTACAGGCGGTGGGCAAGGTCCCGGTGGATGTGAATGCGATGAACATTGATGTGCTCTCGCTTTCCGGACATAAGATTTACGGGCCAAAGGGCGTCGGCGCACTGTATGTGCGGCGGCGCAACCCGCGTGTACAGATTTCTGAACAGATCAACGGCGGCGGGCATGAGCGCGGAATGCGCTCCGGAACACTGAATGTGCCCGGCATTGTGGGTCTGGGCAAGGCCTGCGAGATTGCACAAGCAGAGATGGAAAGCGAAGCGCAGCGCCTGCGTGCCCTGCGTGACAAGCTGAAGGCGAAGCTCGAATCAAAGCTCGACTACATTCACGTCAACGGCTCGATGGAGCACCGTCTTCCCGGCAATCTAAACATGAGCTTTGTTTACGTAGAAGGCGAGTCGCTGCTGATGGGGATCAATGACGTCGCTGTCTCCAGCGGTTCGGCCTGTACCTCGGCCACACTGGAACCATCGTATGTGCTGAAGGCGCTCGGGCTGGGGGACGACGTGGCGCACAGCTCCATCCGTTTCGGCCTGGGCCGGTTTAATACCGAGGCTGAAGTGGACTACGTGGCTGATAAGGTGATTGATGTCGTCCAGAAGCTGCGCGAGCTTTCCCCGCTGTACGAGATGGTGAAGGAAGGCATTGACCTGACCAAGATTGAGTGGCAGGCGCATTGA
- the mutL gene encoding DNA mismatch repair endonuclease MutL has product MGRIRILTDQVANQIAAGEVVDRPASVVKELLENALDAGATRIRVEVEAGGRRLIRISDNGHGMGRDDALLAFERHATSKIRSSDDLLSIATLGFRGEALPSIASISRVVMETRAEGEDAGTRVEIAGGKVLRVEEASVPRGTLFIIRDLFFNTPARRKFLKSETTELSHITALVTHYALAHPDKHFELHAATHALLLAPPVHQPAERIFQIFGKDTLDQLLPLAAERPFDRAGVPEPPPWKRDEEYQPPDPGFLRIRGFVSKPELQKLNRNSIYVFVNRRLIRDRLILHAVSEAYRNVIPPASFPVVLLFLEMPPHEVDVNVHPAKTEVRFRQQTLVHDFVRDAIRNTLVHSRPAAGFLAALNSHPHATPSLMPSVSPLPAQSDPPPQAEDTTAFTLTPPQPPPQEVHLPFAEQGLPSAVPDRCSQPAIEIAQQEGQTEEDAPSLNSLASLKPLGQLRESFILAVNDEGLWIVDQHVAHERILFEKVLREREVERVQRQQLLMPLLVEMQPHQMVLFAQIADELARNGFEAEPFGPRTIAIKAAPVGLSGQELERTLMEILEQTGQGPQAQNLETLRTRIAASIACHSAIKVNMPLDPQRMEWLLAELAKTAHPTNCPHGRPIVLRYSWKDIQKAFQRI; this is encoded by the coding sequence ATGGGCCGAATCCGCATTCTCACTGACCAGGTGGCCAATCAAATCGCCGCGGGCGAAGTCGTGGACCGTCCTGCGTCGGTCGTAAAAGAGCTGCTGGAAAACGCGCTGGATGCGGGGGCCACGCGCATCCGCGTAGAGGTGGAGGCCGGCGGACGCAGGCTCATCCGCATCTCTGACAATGGCCACGGAATGGGCCGCGACGATGCTCTGCTGGCCTTTGAGCGCCATGCGACTTCCAAAATCCGCTCCAGCGATGACCTGCTCTCGATAGCCACATTAGGGTTTCGCGGCGAAGCGCTGCCCTCAATTGCTTCCATCAGCCGTGTTGTTATGGAAACGCGGGCAGAAGGCGAGGACGCAGGCACCCGGGTGGAGATCGCCGGGGGCAAGGTCCTCCGGGTGGAGGAGGCAAGTGTTCCACGTGGAACACTTTTCATCATCCGCGACCTGTTCTTCAATACTCCGGCGCGGCGTAAATTTCTCAAGTCTGAAACGACAGAACTCTCTCATATCACGGCACTTGTCACGCATTATGCGCTGGCGCACCCGGACAAGCACTTTGAGCTTCATGCAGCCACCCATGCCTTGCTCCTGGCACCGCCCGTCCACCAGCCGGCAGAACGCATCTTCCAGATTTTCGGCAAAGATACCCTGGACCAGCTTCTTCCTTTGGCTGCGGAAAGGCCCTTTGACCGCGCCGGCGTGCCGGAACCGCCTCCCTGGAAGCGGGACGAGGAGTACCAGCCCCCGGATCCGGGCTTTCTGCGCATCCGCGGCTTTGTCTCCAAGCCGGAGCTGCAAAAGCTGAACCGCAATTCCATCTATGTGTTTGTGAACCGCAGGCTTATCCGCGACCGGCTGATTCTGCACGCCGTCAGTGAGGCCTACCGCAACGTCATTCCTCCGGCCTCTTTCCCGGTGGTGCTGCTTTTTCTTGAGATGCCGCCCCACGAAGTGGACGTGAATGTACATCCGGCCAAAACAGAGGTCCGCTTTCGCCAGCAGACCCTGGTGCATGATTTTGTTCGCGATGCCATCCGCAACACTCTGGTCCACTCACGGCCTGCAGCCGGCTTTCTGGCGGCCCTCAACAGCCATCCCCATGCGACGCCTTCGCTGATGCCCAGCGTTTCCCCGCTGCCTGCGCAGTCTGATCCGCCTCCGCAGGCCGAAGATACGACGGCCTTCACGCTGACACCTCCCCAACCGCCGCCGCAGGAGGTGCACCTGCCCTTTGCCGAGCAGGGTCTTCCCTCAGCGGTACCGGATCGCTGCAGCCAGCCGGCAATCGAAATTGCGCAACAGGAGGGCCAAACCGAGGAGGACGCCCCCAGCCTGAACTCTCTGGCCTCGCTAAAGCCGCTGGGCCAACTGCGCGAGTCCTTCATCCTGGCAGTGAACGATGAGGGGCTCTGGATCGTGGACCAGCATGTAGCGCATGAGCGCATCCTGTTTGAGAAGGTCCTACGCGAGCGGGAGGTGGAGCGGGTACAGCGTCAGCAATTGCTCATGCCCCTGCTGGTGGAGATGCAGCCGCATCAGATGGTCCTGTTTGCGCAGATTGCGGATGAGCTGGCGCGCAATGGCTTTGAGGCCGAGCCTTTCGGGCCGCGTACCATCGCCATTAAGGCCGCACCAGTCGGGCTGAGCGGTCAGGAACTGGAGCGCACGCTGATGGAAATTCTGGAGCAGACCGGCCAGGGACCGCAGGCCCAGAACCTGGAGACGCTGCGCACCCGCATCGCTGCTTCGATTGCCTGCCACTCAGCCATCAAAGTGAACATGCCGCTCGATCCGCAGCGGATGGAGTGGCTGCTTGCGGAGCTGGCAAAGACCGCCCACCCCACCAATTGTCCTCATGGCAGGCCCATCGTCCTGCGTTACTCCTGGAAAGACATCCAGAAGGCCTTTCAGCGCATTTGA
- a CDS encoding VOC family protein — protein MRHTAGLFFLACSIVSAQTAPSRPPLTGISHIAVYASDLSAAEHYYGDLVGGQKGADPEDPQGVRYYVNSTQFVEVLPLRDKSSPNRLDHLAYQTADAEKLRLYLKAKGVQVPAKVERASDGSRWFNTKDPEGNTVQFVQPPTHPRAVMAPALAGHHIIHVGMLVHSREKEDTFYRAILDFRPYWYGGMQPGKTDWVSQQTPEGHDWLEYMLTSGPSGGGIQDVSQRQLGVLNHFSIGVISMAKTYAMLKAENRLVPPDTRTQIGRDGKWQLNVYDPDGTRLEYMEFSNVQPPCCSPFTAPNPSPQP, from the coding sequence ATGAGACACACAGCCGGACTCTTCTTTCTTGCCTGCTCAATCGTTTCAGCCCAGACCGCGCCGTCGCGCCCGCCGCTTACCGGGATCTCCCATATCGCGGTGTATGCCAGCGACCTCTCTGCAGCCGAACACTACTATGGAGATCTCGTAGGCGGCCAGAAGGGGGCCGACCCGGAAGATCCGCAGGGCGTACGGTATTACGTCAACAGCACACAGTTTGTCGAGGTACTGCCGCTGCGGGACAAAAGCTCGCCTAACCGGCTGGACCATCTGGCGTATCAGACAGCAGACGCGGAAAAACTCCGGCTTTACCTGAAAGCCAAGGGGGTCCAGGTACCCGCCAAAGTCGAACGGGCCAGCGACGGCAGCCGCTGGTTCAATACAAAGGACCCGGAAGGGAACACGGTGCAGTTTGTGCAGCCGCCCACTCATCCGCGCGCTGTGATGGCGCCGGCCCTTGCCGGACATCACATCATCCACGTAGGGATGCTGGTGCACAGTCGGGAAAAGGAAGACACCTTCTATCGCGCCATCCTCGACTTCCGCCCCTACTGGTATGGCGGCATGCAGCCAGGAAAGACGGACTGGGTCTCGCAGCAGACGCCGGAGGGCCATGACTGGCTGGAATATATGCTCACCAGCGGGCCCTCGGGCGGAGGGATCCAGGACGTTTCCCAGCGCCAGCTCGGAGTGCTGAACCATTTTTCCATCGGCGTCATCAGCATGGCGAAAACCTATGCCATGCTGAAGGCAGAAAACCGGCTTGTGCCTCCGGACACCAGGACCCAGATTGGGCGTGATGGCAAATGGCAGCTCAATGTGTACGATCCTGACGGAACACGTCTGGAATACATGGAGTTTTCCAATGTGCAGCCGCCCTGCTGCTCACCGTTTACCGCACCCAATCCATCGCCGCAGCCGTGA
- a CDS encoding CDP-alcohol phosphatidyltransferase family protein, protein MNAFRATPNQLTFLRLCIIPFLVLAILDGYYRTAFALFLVAGITDGLDGLLARVLHQRTVLGQYLDPVADKLLLSTLFLVLHHEGAISRKVTVLVFARDLGILVIAAILYAGMGMRNFRPSLFGKANTLAQIVALVSVLLSCFYAPEWVMLVKHWSLQATIVLTVVSGFHYAWRVGRRLGASAPMEAERRA, encoded by the coding sequence ATGAATGCATTCCGTGCCACCCCGAACCAGTTGACCTTTCTGCGCCTTTGCATCATTCCTTTTCTGGTCCTGGCCATTCTGGATGGTTATTACCGCACGGCCTTTGCTCTGTTTCTGGTAGCCGGGATCACCGACGGCCTGGACGGCCTGCTGGCGCGCGTGCTGCACCAGCGCACGGTACTCGGGCAATATCTGGACCCGGTGGCCGACAAGCTGTTGCTGAGCACGCTGTTTCTGGTGCTGCACCATGAAGGGGCCATCTCGCGCAAAGTAACGGTGCTGGTCTTTGCGCGCGACCTGGGAATCCTGGTGATCGCGGCCATCCTCTATGCCGGTATGGGGATGCGGAATTTTCGTCCCAGCCTGTTTGGCAAGGCCAACACACTGGCGCAGATTGTGGCCCTGGTCTCAGTGTTGCTGAGCTGCTTCTATGCCCCGGAGTGGGTGATGCTTGTCAAGCACTGGTCGTTGCAGGCCACCATCGTGCTGACCGTCGTTTCCGGCTTCCACTACGCCTGGCGGGTAGGCCGAAGACTGGGTGCTTCTGCCCCTATGGAGGCAGAACGACGGGCTTAA
- a CDS encoding HesB/IscA family protein: MSTQLHVLDTPAQKGIQVTERALKRIRMAMAKEGISPAEGGVRLGIQGGGCSGLSYSLRFDTQPRERDRIFQFEDVRVFVDPKSFLYLSGMTLDYEETLLRQGFQFMNPNSSRSCGCGSSFSA, translated from the coding sequence ATGAGTACCCAACTTCATGTGCTCGATACGCCCGCGCAAAAGGGCATCCAGGTGACCGAACGCGCGCTGAAGCGTATCCGTATGGCGATGGCCAAGGAAGGCATCTCACCGGCGGAAGGCGGAGTGCGCCTGGGCATCCAGGGTGGCGGGTGCTCCGGGTTGTCCTACAGCTTGCGTTTCGACACCCAGCCACGCGAGCGGGACCGCATCTTTCAATTTGAGGATGTGCGCGTTTTTGTGGACCCGAAGTCTTTCCTCTATCTGAGCGGCATGACTCTTGACTACGAAGAAACGCTGCTGCGGCAGGGCTTTCAGTTCATGAATCCGAATTCAAGCCGGTCCTGCGGATGCGGCTCTTCATTTTCAGCGTAA